A portion of the Achromobacter sp. MFA1 R4 genome contains these proteins:
- a CDS encoding SulP family inorganic anion transporter has product MTVLSRLRREWMANPRADILSGVLVALALIPEAIGFSIIAGVDPGVGLYASFSIALIIAFTGGRPGMISAATAAVAVLVAPLVREHGIGYLFAATVLMGLLQIVAGFLRLDLLMQYVSRSVVTGFVNALAILIFTAQLPQLIGVTWVTYAMVAAALAVIYLLPRLTTAVPSPLVAIIVMTAVSIYAGLDVNKVGDMGALPSTLPAFMIPDVPFTLETLRIILPYSLTMAAVGLLESMMTAQIVDDMTDTPSDKRRECRGQGIANLVTGFLGGMGGCAMIGQSVINVRSGGRTRLSTFVAGVFLLFLIVALGPLVAQIPMPALVAVMIMVSIGTFNWRSIRNLGSHPWQSSVVMLATVAVVVWTHDLARGVLVGVVLSGLFFASKVKGLLGIATSLSDDGRTRTYRVSGQVFFASASRFSAAIDFHEAVDRVVIDLTDAHFWDISAVGELDKVSLKLRRAGRQVDVVGLNQASATLVGRYAQPGASAGH; this is encoded by the coding sequence ATGACAGTTCTTTCCAGATTGCGCCGTGAATGGATGGCCAATCCGCGCGCAGACATTCTTTCGGGCGTGCTGGTCGCGCTTGCCCTGATCCCGGAAGCCATCGGCTTTTCGATCATCGCGGGCGTGGACCCCGGCGTGGGGCTGTATGCCTCGTTTTCCATCGCGCTCATCATTGCGTTCACGGGCGGGCGGCCCGGCATGATTTCGGCGGCGACCGCGGCCGTGGCCGTCCTGGTCGCGCCGCTGGTGCGCGAACACGGCATCGGCTATCTGTTCGCCGCCACGGTCCTCATGGGGCTGTTGCAGATCGTGGCCGGCTTCCTGCGGCTGGACCTGCTGATGCAGTACGTCTCCCGTTCCGTGGTGACGGGCTTTGTGAACGCGCTGGCCATCCTGATCTTCACGGCGCAGCTGCCGCAGCTGATCGGCGTGACATGGGTCACCTACGCCATGGTCGCGGCCGCGCTGGCCGTCATCTACCTGCTGCCCAGGCTCACCACCGCGGTGCCGTCGCCGCTGGTGGCCATCATCGTGATGACGGCCGTGTCCATCTATGCCGGCCTGGACGTCAACAAGGTGGGCGATATGGGCGCCCTGCCCTCCACCCTGCCCGCGTTCATGATTCCGGACGTGCCCTTCACGCTGGAGACGCTGCGCATCATCCTGCCGTACTCGCTGACGATGGCGGCGGTCGGGCTGCTGGAATCGATGATGACGGCGCAGATCGTCGACGACATGACCGATACGCCCAGCGACAAGCGACGCGAATGCAGGGGCCAGGGCATCGCCAACCTCGTCACGGGCTTTCTGGGGGGGATGGGCGGATGCGCCATGATCGGGCAGTCCGTCATCAATGTCCGCTCCGGGGGCCGGACCCGCCTGTCCACCTTTGTGGCCGGCGTGTTCCTGCTGTTCCTGATCGTGGCGCTGGGCCCGCTGGTGGCGCAGATTCCCATGCCGGCGCTGGTGGCCGTGATGATCATGGTGTCGATCGGCACGTTCAACTGGCGATCGATCCGCAACCTGGGCTCGCACCCCTGGCAGTCGTCGGTGGTCATGCTGGCCACCGTGGCCGTGGTGGTGTGGACCCACGATCTGGCCCGCGGCGTCCTGGTCGGGGTGGTGCTGAGCGGTCTGTTCTTTGCCAGCAAGGTGAAAGGACTGCTCGGCATCGCCACGTCGCTGTCCGACGATGGCCGCACCCGTACCTACCGGGTCTCGGGGCAGGTCTTCTTTGCGTCGGCGTCCCGGTTTTCCGCGGCGATCGACTTCCATGAGGCCGTGGACCGCGTCGTCATCGACCTGACGGATGCGCATTTCTGGGACATTTCGGCCGTGGGTGAACTGGACAAAGTGTCGCTCAAGCTGCGCCGGGCCGGCCGGCAGGTCGACGTGGTGGGACTGAATCAGGCCAGCGCGACCCTGGTCGGCCGCTACGCGCAGCCGGGCGCCAGCGCGGGGCATTAG
- the clsB gene encoding cardiolipin synthase ClsB → MNLGWRENNRYTLLENGTEYFPAVVEAVDAAQSEVLVETFILFDDAVGQEIQQALIRAARRGVSVDLLVDGYGSDELSDAFIGAMTEAGVRFHVFDPRPRFLGVRTNVFRRMHRKIVAVDRERSFIGGINFSADHLPEYGPEAKQDYAVLVEGPLAADIADYARAALGEGRRRLRRRPARLDPLPAGDGGGRLVVRDNDSHRSDIERYYRAGVRSARSDVLIANAYFFPGYHLLRDLVKAARRGVRVRLLLQGEPDVLVARLAASMLYDYLMDSGVQIYEYCKRPLHGKVACVDDDWSTIGSSNLDPLSLALNLEANVVVRDASLNADLRQSLDRLIAEDCRPVEMPKNSRRRLRRLWLGVVVFHFLRRFPAWAGSLPAHKPHLQTVSPDTGRETA, encoded by the coding sequence ATGAACCTCGGCTGGCGTGAAAACAACCGATATACCTTGCTGGAAAACGGCACGGAGTACTTTCCTGCCGTCGTGGAGGCCGTCGACGCCGCGCAGAGCGAGGTGCTGGTGGAAACCTTCATCCTGTTCGACGACGCCGTCGGCCAGGAAATCCAGCAAGCCCTGATCCGGGCCGCCCGGCGCGGCGTCAGCGTGGATCTCCTGGTGGATGGCTACGGGTCCGACGAGCTCAGCGACGCCTTCATCGGCGCCATGACCGAGGCCGGCGTGCGCTTTCATGTGTTTGACCCGCGGCCGCGCTTTCTGGGCGTGCGCACGAACGTCTTCCGGCGCATGCACCGCAAGATCGTGGCGGTGGACCGGGAACGCTCTTTCATCGGCGGCATCAATTTTTCGGCGGATCACCTGCCCGAATACGGCCCCGAGGCCAAACAGGACTATGCCGTCCTGGTCGAAGGGCCGCTGGCTGCCGACATCGCCGACTATGCGCGCGCCGCGCTGGGCGAAGGCCGGCGACGGTTGCGGCGGCGCCCTGCGCGGCTGGACCCCCTGCCCGCCGGAGATGGCGGCGGCCGCCTGGTGGTGCGCGACAACGACAGCCATCGCAGCGACATCGAACGCTATTACCGCGCGGGCGTGCGCTCGGCGCGGTCCGATGTGCTCATCGCCAATGCGTATTTCTTTCCCGGCTACCACCTGCTGCGCGATCTGGTCAAAGCGGCCCGCCGCGGCGTGCGCGTGCGGCTGCTGCTGCAGGGCGAACCCGACGTGCTCGTCGCCCGCCTGGCGGCGTCGATGCTCTACGACTACCTGATGGACTCGGGCGTGCAGATCTATGAATACTGCAAGCGCCCGCTGCACGGCAAGGTGGCGTGCGTGGACGACGACTGGTCGACGATAGGCTCCAGCAACCTGGACCCCCTGAGCCTCGCGCTGAACCTGGAGGCCAACGTGGTGGTGCGCGACGCCTCGCTGAACGCCGACCTGCGCCAAAGCCTGGACCGGCTGATCGCGGAGGACTGCCGGCCGGTGGAAATGCCCAAGAATTCGCGGCGCCGGCTGCGCCGCCTGTGGCTGGGCGTGGTGGTGTTCCACTTCCTGCGGCGCTTCCCCGCCTGGGCCGGCAGCCTGCCCGCGCACAAGCCGCATCTGCAGACGGTCAGCCCAGACACGGGCCGGGAGACGGCATGA
- a CDS encoding TerC family protein, protein MIFDWMSDPTAWLGLATLVVLEIVLGIDNLVFIAILADKLPPEQRNRARLIGLTLALVMRLGLLASIAWVVTLTAPLFTVLGAEISGRDLILILGGAFLLFKGTMELHERVEGSASHDSAQKPQHAVFWQVILQIVVLDAVFSLDSVITAVGMVQDLSIMMIAVVVAMAVMMVASRPLMAFVGRHPTVVILCLGLLLMIGFSLVAEGLGFHVPKGYLYAAIGFSILIELCNQLARRNRARGTHALGRRQRTAQAVLRLLRGGRAGQPMSQVDDVVALVDGAGDEPAFAPEESSMIERVLSIGARDVRAIMVPRGDVIWLDVADTPDRIVRKFSSGHSRLPLCAGDPANVLGVLHFKDVLPLLQNPGPVDLVELAREPRYVLETTPVLKVLDELRASRDHMLIVVDEHGVCEGLVTPLDVLTAVAGDLPEHREDLPEAMQLSDGSWLLGGRLSVDEAARLLAAPALADDYPDATLAGCLLRAGGRIPDAGDIVMLRDWGFEVTRRDGLRIDQVHARPRQPEPSAAD, encoded by the coding sequence ATGATTTTCGACTGGATGTCCGACCCCACCGCCTGGCTTGGCCTGGCGACGCTGGTCGTGCTTGAGATTGTGCTGGGTATCGACAACCTGGTGTTCATCGCCATCCTGGCGGACAAGCTGCCGCCCGAACAGCGCAACCGCGCGCGCCTGATCGGCCTGACGCTGGCGCTGGTGATGCGCCTGGGCCTGCTCGCCAGCATCGCCTGGGTGGTGACGCTGACGGCGCCGCTCTTTACGGTATTGGGCGCGGAAATTTCCGGAAGGGACCTGATATTGATCCTGGGCGGGGCCTTTCTGCTCTTCAAGGGCACGATGGAGCTGCACGAGCGCGTCGAAGGCAGCGCCAGCCATGACTCGGCGCAAAAGCCCCAGCACGCCGTCTTCTGGCAGGTCATTCTGCAGATCGTGGTGCTGGACGCCGTGTTCTCGCTGGACTCGGTCATTACCGCCGTGGGCATGGTGCAGGACCTGAGCATCATGATGATCGCCGTGGTCGTGGCGATGGCCGTCATGATGGTCGCCAGCCGCCCCTTGATGGCCTTCGTCGGCCGCCACCCGACGGTGGTGATCCTGTGCCTCGGCCTTCTGCTGATGATCGGCTTCAGTCTGGTGGCCGAGGGCCTGGGCTTCCATGTGCCCAAGGGGTATCTGTACGCGGCCATCGGCTTCTCCATCCTGATCGAGCTTTGCAACCAGCTCGCCCGCCGTAACCGTGCCCGCGGCACGCACGCCCTGGGCCGCCGCCAGCGCACGGCGCAGGCCGTGCTGCGCCTCTTGCGCGGCGGACGCGCCGGCCAGCCGATGTCGCAAGTGGATGATGTCGTGGCCCTGGTCGACGGGGCGGGCGACGAGCCCGCGTTCGCGCCGGAGGAAAGCTCGATGATCGAGCGCGTGCTGTCCATCGGCGCCCGCGACGTGCGCGCCATCATGGTCCCGCGCGGCGACGTGATCTGGCTCGACGTGGCCGACACGCCCGACCGCATCGTCCGCAAATTCTCCAGCGGGCACTCGCGCCTGCCGTTGTGCGCGGGCGATCCGGCCAACGTGCTGGGCGTGCTGCACTTCAAGGACGTGCTGCCGCTGCTGCAGAACCCGGGGCCGGTCGACCTCGTTGAACTGGCGCGCGAGCCGCGCTACGTGCTGGAGACCACGCCCGTGCTCAAGGTGCTGGACGAACTGCGCGCCTCGCGCGACCACATGCTGATCGTGGTGGACGAACACGGCGTGTGCGAGGGCCTGGTCACGCCCCTGGACGTGCTGACGGCGGTGGCGGGCGACCTGCCCGAACATCGGGAAGACCTGCCCGAGGCCATGCAGCTGTCGGACGGTTCCTGGCTGCTGGGCGGGCGCCTGTCGGTGGACGAAGCCGCGCGCCTGCTCGCTGCGCCGGCGCTTGCCGATGACTATCCCGATGCCACGCTTGCCGGTTGCCTGCTGCGCGCGGGCGGCCGGATTCCGGACGCGGGCGACATCGTGATGCTGCGCGATTGGGGCTTTGAAGTGACGCGGCGCGATGGCCTGCGCATCGACCAGGTGCATGCGCGCCCGCGCCAGCCGGAGCCCAGTGCGGCCGATTGA
- a CDS encoding endonuclease/exonuclease/phosphatase family protein: MPASHYIDATTLTVLSVNTHKGFTSFNRRFMLHDLREALRTAAPDVVFLQEVLGEHQTHAERHESWPDQSQYEFLADTLWTDYAYGRNAVYPEGHHGNAILSRYPIETHQNHDVSVDGHEGRGLLHCVLRPPSLASPVHAICVHLGLLERHRGAQLRQLCELVTHGVPQDEPLLIAGDFNDWRLRADTLMRDCGTREVFTSRLGRPARTFPARWPLLRLDRIYVRGVRDWQPVPLASRVWSRLSDHVPICAEIAL, from the coding sequence ATGCCCGCTTCGCATTACATCGACGCCACGACGCTGACGGTGCTGTCGGTCAATACCCACAAGGGCTTCACCAGCTTCAACCGCCGCTTCATGCTGCACGATCTGCGTGAAGCGCTGCGCACCGCCGCGCCGGACGTGGTCTTCCTGCAGGAGGTCCTGGGCGAACACCAGACCCACGCGGAAAGGCATGAGTCCTGGCCGGACCAGTCGCAGTACGAATTCCTTGCCGACACGCTGTGGACGGATTACGCCTACGGCCGCAACGCCGTCTATCCCGAAGGCCACCACGGCAACGCCATCCTGTCGCGCTATCCGATCGAAACCCATCAGAACCACGACGTGAGCGTTGATGGCCACGAAGGCCGCGGGCTGTTGCACTGCGTGCTGCGCCCGCCGTCCCTCGCCTCGCCGGTGCACGCGATCTGCGTGCATCTGGGCCTGCTGGAACGCCATCGGGGCGCGCAACTGCGCCAGTTGTGCGAACTGGTCACTCACGGGGTGCCGCAAGACGAGCCGCTGCTCATCGCGGGCGACTTCAACGACTGGCGCCTGCGCGCGGACACGCTGATGCGCGACTGCGGGACGCGCGAGGTGTTCACCTCGCGGCTGGGCCGCCCCGCCCGGACGTTCCCGGCGCGCTGGCCCCTGCTGCGGCTGGACCGCATCTATGTGCGCGGCGTGCGCGACTGGCAGCCGGTGCCGCTGGCGTCTCGCGTGTGGTCGCGCCTTTCCGATCATGTGCCTATCTGCGCGGAGATTGCGCTATGA